CGGTGCTGACCACTAGCGAGAAGGAGATCGCCGAGCATCCTGAAGTGGTGAAGGCCTTCCTGAAGGCTACGTCCAAGGGATATCAGTACGCTATCGATAACCCGGAAGAAGCCGCAACGGTCCTGTCGGATGCTGTACCAGACCTTGATCCCAAGCTGGTGCTGGCCAGCCAGAAATGGCTTAGCCCGAAATACAAGGACGACGCCCCGCGCTGGGGTGAGCAGAAGCTTGAGATCTGGAAGAATTACGCCGACTGGATGTACGGCCTGAAGCTGCTGGATAAGCCGCTGGATGCGGAGAGTACGTTTACGAATGAATTTTTGCCGGAATCATAATGAGCCCGCATGGCGGGAATCTTATACCTAACTTGAAAGGAATGATTGATCATGGCTAATACACTGCTCAGCATTCAGGTAATTCCGAAGACACCGAACAACGAGGATTCCATCCCTTACGTGGACAAGGCCATTGAGGTCATTCAGAAGTCAGGCGTGAAGCATCAGGTGAATCCGCTGGAGACCACGATGGAGGGCGAGCTGTCCGACCTTCTCGATATTGTGCGTGATATGCATGAGGCGCTGATCGCTTCCGGCAGTCCTAGTGTCATCTCCCAGATCAAGATCGCCCATAATCCGGGCGGCATCAGCATGGAGAAGCTGACGGAGAAATACCGGCCGTGAGAAGCACCTGGAAGCTAGTGTGGCCGCCCTTTGTGGCGGTCCTCTTTTTTGTCGGGATATGGCAGCTATCGGTCATGCTATTCGACATCCCGGCTTACCAGCTGCCCAGCCCCGCGGATATCGCGCGTGAATCGAAGAACAACGCCTCCGGGATCTGGGAGCACACCGCCGCCACGCTGCGGCTGACCCTGATCGGCTTCCCGGTCGGCACAGGCATCGGCCTGCTCACCGCCTTGCTGCTGCATCTGCTGCCCTGGGTCAAGCGGGCGATCTATCCGCTGCTGATCCTCAGCCAGAATGTGCCCTCCATTGCGCTGGCCCCGCTGCTGATTATCTGGTTCGGCTTCGGCCTGCTGCCCAAAATCATCCTGATCACCCTCGTCTGCTTCTTCCCCGTAGCTGTTGCAGCCATGGGCGGACTGGCCCAAAGCGACCGGGTGATGATGAATTATATGAAGATGGCCGGTGCGGGCAAGTGGCAGATCTTCACCCGGCTGGAGCTTCCCGGCTCCTTGCCCTCCCTGTTCTCCGGGCTCAAAATCTCCGCCACCTATGCGGTGATGGGCGCAGTGGTGGCCGAATGGATCGGCGCCGACAAAGGGATCGGCTACTATATGCTGCTGCAGAAGTCCTCTTACCGTGCGGACCGGATGTTCGTGGCTATCGCCATCATCGTGCTGCTGAGTCTCGTATTATTCGCGCTCATTGCCCTGCTGGAGAGATGGCTGGTGCGCTGGAAGCCGCGCAAGGATGCTTAACGTGTACGGAAGGATCATCCAGAACGGAAGTAACCATAATGCACTGAAGGAGGCTGGACGAAGTGTCTGAGCTTACGAGAATTGAACTGGAGAAGGCGGACGTAGATGGACGCCTGGGTACACGGAGTGTGCCGCCTGCGCTCGAAGTCAGCGGCATCAGCAAGTCGTTCCAGCACCGCCGCCGGGAGACGCAGGTGCTGGATCAGGTGTCCCTGACCGTGGAGCCGCAGGAATTCGTCTCCATTGTCGGCCCGTCCGGCTGCGGGAAAAGCACGCTGTTCCATATCATCGGCGGCCTTACGCTGCCGGATACCGGAACCGTGAGCATGAACGGCATCCCGGTGACCGGGCAGCGCGGCAAGATCAGCTATATGCCGCAGCAGCCCGCACTGTTCCCGTGGCGCAGCACACTGGATAACGTCCTGCTTGGCGCCGAGCTGCAAGGCGCCCCCAAGCGGGAGGCCCGCGAGGCTGCACGCCACTGGCTGGCGAAGATCGGCCTCGGCGGCTTCGAGCGGGCTTACCCGCACATGCTGTCCGGCGGCATGCAGCAGCGGGCCGCCTTCCTGAGGGCCATGCTCGCGCCGCAGGAGCTGATGCTGCTCGACGAGCCGTTCAGCGCGCTCGATGCGCTGACCCGCGAGCAGATGCAGCGCTGGCTGCTGGAGCTGTGGGAGGAGAACCGCCGCTCCGTGCTGTTCATCACCCACAACATCGAAGAGGCGCTGCTGCTCTCCACCCGCATCTACGTCTTCTCGGGGCGTCCCGGCTCCGTCCTCCACACCGTGGAGGTCCCGTTCCCGCGTCCGCGCCGCGAAGAGATCGCCGATTCGCCGGAGTTCCTCCGGATGCGGCGCCAGCTCTCAGAGTGGATGCGCGAGGAGCAGGCGAAGAGCCAGAGCTAAGAGGGGGTGCTGCGCTGGTGACTTAGCGGGATAAGCTTGCGCCCCTTGCTATGCGCATCTACAGCGCTCCTGATTCGGCACTGCCTTGTCTATAGCGGCACAACTCTATCTGATTGTATTTACTGCAATAGAATCTGCAATATTCCAGTCAAAATTCACTTCTGCTGTATTTCGTACAGCAGATTTTTGTTTATTTGCCGCAAAACACCACTTTCGAAGATTTCTGCTGTACAGAGTACAACAGAATAGGGTTAATCGCCGATTCAAGGGACATCTGTTGTATAAAATACAGTGGAGCTAACCATTCCACCCATAGCTGTATTACGTGCGATTAAAAGCAGCCAAAAGCATAGTTTGTCTGCTATAACTGTAATTGGTACAACTAAGTTAGCCCAAAATGAGTCAAAACCAGAATATACAGTTAGTTTAATTGCACCAAATTCAGCTATATGGAGTTTCGGCGGTACAACAGGCGATTTAGTTGTACAGAGTGCATGTAGCACATCGCATCATATAGCAAAACTGTTATGTTTCAAGGCATGGCTTCTCCAGACACATCCTGCATCTTCGTACACTCACCGCCCACCCCAGCCCAGCTTGCCCCTGCCTGCCTAGATCCAGCCCTTATCCTCCGCCAGCCGCACGGCTTCGATCCGGGTCTTGACCGCAAGCTTGCTGAGGATCTCCGAGATGTAGTTGCGGACCGTGCCATAGGAGAGGTGGAGCGCCGCGGCGATCTCTCCGGCGCTGCGGCCTGCGGCAGCCAGCTTCAGAATCTCCCGCTCCCGGTCCGAGAGCGGGTTCTCTTCACGCAGGCTGCCAAAGACCAGCTCGGGGGAGACCTCGCGGCCCCCGCCCATCACGCGGCGGATGGCATCCGCCAGCTTATCCACCGGCTCATCCTTCAGCAGATACCCCTGAATCCCGGCCTTCACCCCGCGCTCGAAATAACCGGGACGGGCGAAGGTGGTCAGGATAATGATTTTGGTGCGGCAGCCCCGCGACTTCAGCAGCTCGGCCACCTCCAGACCGCTCATCAGCGGCATCTCAATATCCATCAGACACACATCCGGCTGGACACGCTCGATCAGAGCCAGCGCCTCCGCCCCGTCTCCCGCTTCGCCCGCTACCTCAATATCATCCTCCAGATCGAGCAGCGAAGCCATCGCGCCGCGCAGCAGCCGCTGATCTTCGGCAATTATGATGCTGATCATGCCGTTTCCCCATCCTTTCCATCCTTAACTACTCTTGGTGTGACCACCGTCAGCCGGGTTCCCCCGCCGGGACCCGGAGCAAGCGTCAGTGAACCGTCAATCAGGGCCAGCCGCTCGCCCATTCCCTTCATGCCATTGCCGTCCCGTCGATCCGTGCTCTCCGAGCCGCAGGCATCTACCCCTATGCCGTTATCCTCCAGCGTAATCTGTACCTCGCCGGGTGTCATTACGATGCTGATCCGGCACTGGTCCGCACGGCTGTGCTTGACGATGTTGGTCACGCCCTCCTTGATGCAGAGGCTGAGAATACTCTGCGTCAGATCGGATACGCCTAGCAGTGCTGCATCCCCTTCAACTTCAAGCGCGATCTCCGCACTGCGCAGCATCTCCGCTGCCTCAGCCAGCTCTTCGGCAACTGAGACTGCACGCATCTCTGAGACCAGCTCCCGCACCTGGCGCAACGCGGCCCGCGAGGTCCGCTGGATCTCACGGGCTTCCGCCTGCGCCCGCTCGGGATTTTTGACAACCAGCTTTTCAACAAGCTGGCTTTTCAGCGTAATCAGCGACAATGTATGTCCCATCGTGTCATGCAGATCGCGGGCGATGCGCATCCGTTCCTCGCGCTTGATCATCTCTCTAATCACCTCATTGGCCTGATCCAGCTCCTTCTCCAGCATCCTCCGCCGGTTCATGGAGCGGATACCGAAGGGAGTAATCAGCATCATCAGCGCAAAGGGCACCATGAACAGCAATCCCCCCGTGCTGTACATTTGATCCAGGGACAGCAGAGCCA
The sequence above is a segment of the Paenibacillus sp. FSL R7-0204 genome. Coding sequences within it:
- a CDS encoding thiamine-binding protein; translated protein: MANTLLSIQVIPKTPNNEDSIPYVDKAIEVIQKSGVKHQVNPLETTMEGELSDLLDIVRDMHEALIASGSPSVISQIKIAHNPGGISMEKLTEKYRP
- a CDS encoding ABC transporter permease → MRSTWKLVWPPFVAVLFFVGIWQLSVMLFDIPAYQLPSPADIARESKNNASGIWEHTAATLRLTLIGFPVGTGIGLLTALLLHLLPWVKRAIYPLLILSQNVPSIALAPLLIIWFGFGLLPKIILITLVCFFPVAVAAMGGLAQSDRVMMNYMKMAGAGKWQIFTRLELPGSLPSLFSGLKISATYAVMGAVVAEWIGADKGIGYYMLLQKSSYRADRMFVAIAIIVLLSLVLFALIALLERWLVRWKPRKDA
- a CDS encoding ABC transporter ATP-binding protein, with protein sequence MELEKADVDGRLGTRSVPPALEVSGISKSFQHRRRETQVLDQVSLTVEPQEFVSIVGPSGCGKSTLFHIIGGLTLPDTGTVSMNGIPVTGQRGKISYMPQQPALFPWRSTLDNVLLGAELQGAPKREAREAARHWLAKIGLGGFERAYPHMLSGGMQQRAAFLRAMLAPQELMLLDEPFSALDALTREQMQRWLLELWEENRRSVLFITHNIEEALLLSTRIYVFSGRPGSVLHTVEVPFPRPRREEIADSPEFLRMRRQLSEWMREEQAKSQS
- a CDS encoding response regulator transcription factor, with protein sequence MISIIIAEDQRLLRGAMASLLDLEDDIEVAGEAGDGAEALALIERVQPDVCLMDIEMPLMSGLEVAELLKSRGCRTKIIILTTFARPGYFERGVKAGIQGYLLKDEPVDKLADAIRRVMGGGREVSPELVFGSLREENPLSDREREILKLAAAGRSAGEIAAALHLSYGTVRNYISEILSKLAVKTRIEAVRLAEDKGWI
- a CDS encoding sensor histidine kinase, translating into MVARKQFRIFPKRFGFFPYIWLFYLVFPVLNLDGYSGYKLMWGVALLLLFLVIYRQLYWAEERTYTAWLGLQMLIIVVLTVVYSPYNMYMGFFTSNFIGWYTDLHRFRRALAIFTAMLIALALLSLDQMYSTGGLLFMVPFALMMLITPFGIRSMNRRRMLEKELDQANEVIREMIKREERMRIARDLHDTMGHTLSLITLKSQLVEKLVVKNPERAQAEAREIQRTSRAALRQVRELVSEMRAVSVAEELAEAAEMLRSAEIALEVEGDAALLGVSDLTQSILSLCIKEGVTNIVKHSRADQCRISIVMTPGEVQITLEDNGIGVDACGSESTDRRDGNGMKGMGERLALIDGSLTLAPGPGGGTRLTVVTPRVVKDGKDGETA